The DNA segment TATCGTAACCTGTAGCCGCTACCTTTTGTTGTATCTGGTCATTGGTGATGACAGAAGAATCATAGCTTACCTTTAACACTTTTGTTTCCGGGCTCCAGTTTGCCGCACTTACACCAGGCACTTTCAGGGCAGTTTCTATCTTCTTTTTACACATGGTACAGTTACCACGCACTTTAATACTGTCTATTTTAGATTGCGCAAATACAGCAATGCTCAGGAAGGTCAATACGACCGCCGATAGGAATCTTAATGATTTCATAATAATGGTTATTTAAGAAAATGGATTTAATAAAAAATGGGCTACGATTACATCATAACCAGGACGCGAACGCGTCAGGAAACAAAAGAAAAGGGTATTATATTCTGTAGGTACAGTTTTTCAGGAAGACGGGAATTTTATTGCCGTCCGGGGGTGCATTGCTCAATGCTTCCCTGGTAATTTTAAGCGGAACCTGTGGTTGGTAATTTACAAATAACGCAGGTAGGATCACCGCCGATAAGGCCGCATTAAACTCATAAACCGGAACATTGGCTTTCTGAGATTTATCCACTTTTGGCTGTTGTTTTTCATCCTCACAGCAGGATTTTGCCTTGGCTTTTGGTGTTCCTTTAGGCATTCCGCAAAGACCACAGGTGTCTTTATTTTGCTGATCTAAACCCCAGCTCACCAACTCCCCCATGCAATAATGGAAGTGCAGCGTCGCCCCACTGGAAACACCCAGGTAGAAGACAGCAAGTATGGTTAACAGAGTTCTTTTCATTTAAGGTTCAAAGTTTGAAAATTAACAGCTTATATTTTTATATAATTATGGGATTATTTTATAAAATTCTGAACTCAGGGAATCAGAATGATCTTTCCCGTGCTTTTTCTGCTCTCATCTCTTTTCTTAAAATATCTTTTTAAATTTTGTCGATCGCCGTCCGCCCCAGGCTCCCTGCAGCTTTAAACTTGCTTGGGGAAAGTCCGGTAATAGCTTTGAATTGCGCAGAGAGATGCGAACTACTGCTATAGCCCATTTTCACTGAAATCTCATTGAGGTTCATTTCTCCATATCCGATCAGCTCCTTCACTTTTTCAATTTTCTGATAGATGATAAACTTTTCTATGGTCAGTCCTTCGGAATCGGAAAACAGGCGACTGAGATAGGTATAATCCCTGTTTACGCCAGAGGCGATCATACTGACCATGCTTTGATCTAGATTGGAAAGATCAGAATGATGAACGAGCTCAATGATGACATTTTTTACCCGCTCTACGAGCTGATCTTTTTCTTTATCGATCAGTTCAAAGCCCAGCAATTTCAATGAGGTTCCAATATTTTCCAGCTGTATTCCTTCCGGAGTGGGATGAATCTCTACCGTTCCCAGAGTAATGTCAGAAACCAGGAAATTTAATTTTTCCATTTGTTGGCGGACTGCAACGATACAACGGCCGCAAACCATATTTTTTACGTGTAATAACATGAGTATTCAAGCTTGATTAAAAATTCAATTCAGATATGGCAGCAGCGCGCAAACGGCCCCAGCTCCCTGAAAATCGGATTTGAATCAAATCAGCAATACCCTGTTCGAAATGTAAAGCGGTGTTTTTACATAAAGTGGCGGCCCGGTGTCCAGGTGCCATTTTTTAGCGTTGATCAGCTTTTCCGAAAGAACTAAACCAGGAAAAGAAGTTTGAATAAGGCTAAGCAAAATACTAGGCGCAGTTAATTGTACTGATGCCGTTCTTTTGATGTTTTCTTTGATCACATATTCCCCATGTTCATCACAGCATTTGCAATCCTTATCCTGAGCACAAGATTTGGCAGATGTCCCTGATTTTGCGTGATGTCCTGCGGTGTTTTCAGCCGCGGCATGGTGTGTCTTTTTATGAACAAATAAGGATTGACCGGAGCAATGGAGCATACACACAAACAGACCTGTGGTTAACATCAGGTAAAATGCGGCAAAACTTAAAGCTCCAATTCTTTTCATTTTAGGAATAACAAATGGCTATTGTGTTCCCTGCAAAGATGCTAAATAAATCAGGAGAAACCTGAAGTTCAGGTTTCTCCATTTAAATTTACGACATTATACCACTAATTGTCAATGGCTTATATTTTCTCAGATGCGTACCCGGCTTTGCTCAAGGTGTCTTTAATCACCTGGGCATCCAATGATTCATCCCCTTCTACGGTAAGGATTTTGTCTGGACTGGTCGTGTCCACTTCCCATTTAGAGATTGCAGAAAGGTTGTTTAAATGCGGGGTAACGGTTGCGATACAGCCTTCACATTTGATCGTAGTTTTGAATTTTAACGTTTCCATTTGAATTATTTAATTATGATTGATTAACTTAATTTTGAGAGTTTTAGCCTCAGACTGTTTCCGACTACAGATACAGAACTCAAAGCCATGGCAGCTCCTGCAATCATTGGGTTTAACAGGAACCCGTTGAAAGGATAAAGCAGACCCGCAGCAATAGGAATGCCGATCAGGTTATAGATAAATGCCCAGAAAAGGTTCTGGCGAATCGTACGTACCGTTAGTTTAGAAAGTCTTAATGCTTTAGGAACCTGCTGCAGGTCTGAGGAAACCAGGGTGATTTTCGCCACATCGATGGCAATATCAGAACCTTTCCCCATGGCAATTGAAACGTCTGCCTGGGCTAAAGCCTGACTGTCATTGATTCCATCACCTACCATGGCAACGACTTTCCCCTGCGCTTGCAATTCCTTTACAAAATCGGCTTTGTCTGAAGGCAGAACTTCGGCTTTGAAATGCTCAATTCCGGCCTGTTTAGCCACAGAGGCCGCGGTCTGCTGGTTGTCGCCGGTAAGCATGTATACGGTTATGCCCTGATCTTTTAAGGCGGCAACCGCTTTAGCCGAACCAGCTTTGATCTGATCTGCGATGGCCACAATCGCCAACACTTGTGTCGCATTGGCCAGGTAAATCACCGTTTGTGCCTGTTCCTGCAAAGCGAGGACTTTACTTTCTATTTCTTTAGCAACAGCAATCTTTTGCTCCTTTAAAATTTTATGGCTTCCTGCCCAGTATTTATTGCCATTGAATATCCCTTCTACTCCTTTACCTGTTAAGCTTTCAAAGTCACTGATCAGTGCCGGTTTTACGCCCGCTTCTTTTAAGTGACTTACAATGGCTTCGGCAAGTGGATGCTCCGAAGCATACTCCAGTGCCATCAGGATTTCCGACAATTGCGATTTCTCTACCGGCAGTTTTGCAGCCCATTCTACCGCGGTTACTTCTGGTTTCCCTGCTGTGATGGTCCCTGTTTTATCCAGGATCACTGCATTTACTTTATATCCCAGTTCCAATGCTTCCGCATCTTTGATCAGGATTCCACTTTCGGCACCCTTCCCTATTCCGACCATAATGGCTGTAGGTGTTGCCAGCCCTAACGCACAAGGACAGGCAATCACGAGTACAGTCACCATTGCTAAAAGACCATGAGTAAAGGCATGTTCTCCTCCAAAAACCAACCAGGCACCTAAAGTCAAAACGGCAATCAGCATGACTATAGGGACAAAGATCCCAGCAATCTTATCGACCAGTTTTTGTACAGGTGCTTTGGAACCCTGTGCATCCTGAACCAGTTTTATAATCTGGGCAAGCATGGTTTCCCCGCCTACCTTTTCTGCTTTAAAACGGAACGTACCTTTTTGATTGATCGTTCCCGCAAATACTTTATCGCCCTCCGTTTTGGAAACTGCTACAGGCTCGCCGGTAATCATACTTTCATCCACAAATGAACTGCCCGAGTAGACGATCCCATCCACAGGAATCTTTTCTCCTGAACGCACCATCAGCTGATCCCCGATGCGCACATCTGACACCGGAATTTCCTTTTCTCCATCTTCCGTAACCAGATACACTGTTTTCGGCTGTAAGCCAACCAGCTTTTTAATGGCGGAAGAAGTATTCGATTTTGCTTTTTCTTCGAGCAGTTTCCCCAGCATGATAAAGACAATCACCACGGCAGCGGCTTCAAAGTATACGTGAGGATGGAGTCCTCTGGAATGCCAGAATTCAGGGTAAAAAGTATTGAACACGCTAAAAATATAGGCAATCCCTGTACTTAGGGCCACCAATGTATCCATATTGGCTTTTCCATGCTGTGCCTGTTTCCAGGCATTGATGAAGAAGTTTCGTCCAAAAATAAAAAGGATTGGCGTGGTCAATGCCAGCATATAATAATTGCCATTAGGCATATCCATAAAGAACATTCCAATAATGACCACCGGCAGTGCCAGGATCGAAGAAGCAATCATTCTCTTTTTTAAAGATTCATAATTGTTCTTTTGCAGTTCTTCTTGTTTTTCTTTAGCTCCCTCGCTTTCCAGAATCAGGTCATAGCCGATAGATTGTACTACTTTCTGAAAGGCAGCAGGCTGTACCTGATCCGGGTGAAAAGTTACTTTGACAGATTGAGTGGCATAATTCACTTCCGCATGATCCACCCCTTCCTGCGCAGCAATCATGGATTGGACACTCGTAGCACAGGAGGCACAGGTCATTCCTAAAACGGGCAAGGTAAGGGTTTCTATATTTTCTTTCATGACGTATCTTGTTTAGATTCTAAGACAAAGGTACCTCCCCGAGCGGGGAACTATTTTATATCATTTCGGGAAAGATTTACATAATATCAGCGAAACCAACAAAAGAACCGGTAGGATTCTCCTTCGATCATAACAGTTAACTGAGACGTCCTGGAAATACCCTGGATATATACCAGTAACATCTTTTCATGCAAAAAGACGTTCCTGGTACGTTCCGGATACATTCATGGGACGTTTCAGTTAACTGTTGTAGTCGAACAAGGAACGAAGGAAGACAGGACACTGGTCGGATAGTGTTATGGTAGTGTTGTATCGTTCTCTGTGTTCCGGCCGAATATGGTGCGAAGTCTTTGCAAGTGTTCTTCGACTCCGACTCGAAGAAGAGTCGAACGAAACATAGAGAAGAGTCGACCAGTATCACAACACTATCATAACACTATCCGACCAATGTCAGTCCGATTAAAAACAAATCCGGTAAAAACAACGTTACACATCTCCTTATAACAAACTGATAATTAATCAAATCTCCAAACATTTTAGGGCTTTCAATGGTTTATTAATTACGCTTTTCTATTGAAATTCTGCCAGTGCTAATTACCAATTCTATGACAAAGATTAATATGTGTTTTGAGCATCAGGTTGCAGTGAAAGCTTTCTTTGTGAACAGAGATAATATAAAGGATCCTGCAATCATAAAATACCTCAGGAGCGATCCTGAAGGCATTTTAGAGATTCCATTAGATGGAATAAAAAAAGGAAAATGGAAGATGACCCTGGAATGGAATTATGAAGAAAAAGACTATTCTCTGGTGAAGAACATTGTCATACCTATCCCCGAAAAGGCCGAGCTTTAAACATACATAAAACTTCCGCTCTCCACTTTTGCCATCCCCAACGCCCCGCTTTCCCCCAGAACTTCAAATAATTTTTGATTAATGGTTTTATTTTATAGATTTGGTAAACCAATAATTGGTAAACCAAATATATCGTATGAAATCATTTATAGAAACGATCAGATCTATAGAGGTGGAGACTCCCGTAGATAAGATCATCGGGCAGCTGAAACAACTCATTACTTCCGGACAACTTCAGCCCGGAGATCGCCTTCCTGCCGAAAGACTGCTTGCAGAGAAGTTTGGTGTAGGTCGCAGTTATGTTCGTGAAGCCATTTTAAAACTCGAGTTCTATGGACTCCTGAAAACCAACCCTCAAAGTGGCACTTATGTTTCCGGCTTAAGTATCAAAGTCCTGGACAGCATCATTACTGACATCATTAAATTCAATAAAGAAGATTTTAATGCGCTTCTGGAGGCCAGGTATTACCTGGAACTGGATGCCGTAAAGCTTGCCGCAGAGCGAAGAACAGCGCAGGACCTGATTAACCTGAACGAAGCTTTACTGGATTATGAGGCAAAAGTAAATGCCAGCCAGAATGCTGTAGAAGAAGACATGATCTTTCA comes from the Pedobacter sp. FW305-3-2-15-E-R2A2 genome and includes:
- a CDS encoding heavy metal translocating P-type ATPase; protein product: MKENIETLTLPVLGMTCASCATSVQSMIAAQEGVDHAEVNYATQSVKVTFHPDQVQPAAFQKVVQSIGYDLILESEGAKEKQEELQKNNYESLKKRMIASSILALPVVIIGMFFMDMPNGNYYMLALTTPILFIFGRNFFINAWKQAQHGKANMDTLVALSTGIAYIFSVFNTFYPEFWHSRGLHPHVYFEAAAVVIVFIMLGKLLEEKAKSNTSSAIKKLVGLQPKTVYLVTEDGEKEIPVSDVRIGDQLMVRSGEKIPVDGIVYSGSSFVDESMITGEPVAVSKTEGDKVFAGTINQKGTFRFKAEKVGGETMLAQIIKLVQDAQGSKAPVQKLVDKIAGIFVPIVMLIAVLTLGAWLVFGGEHAFTHGLLAMVTVLVIACPCALGLATPTAIMVGIGKGAESGILIKDAEALELGYKVNAVILDKTGTITAGKPEVTAVEWAAKLPVEKSQLSEILMALEYASEHPLAEAIVSHLKEAGVKPALISDFESLTGKGVEGIFNGNKYWAGSHKILKEQKIAVAKEIESKVLALQEQAQTVIYLANATQVLAIVAIADQIKAGSAKAVAALKDQGITVYMLTGDNQQTAASVAKQAGIEHFKAEVLPSDKADFVKELQAQGKVVAMVGDGINDSQALAQADVSIAMGKGSDIAIDVAKITLVSSDLQQVPKALRLSKLTVRTIRQNLFWAFIYNLIGIPIAAGLLYPFNGFLLNPMIAGAAMALSSVSVVGNSLRLKLSKLS
- a CDS encoding FadR/GntR family transcriptional regulator produces the protein MKSFIETIRSIEVETPVDKIIGQLKQLITSGQLQPGDRLPAERLLAEKFGVGRSYVREAILKLEFYGLLKTNPQSGTYVSGLSIKVLDSIITDIIKFNKEDFNALLEARYYLELDAVKLAAERRTAQDLINLNEALLDYEAKVNASQNAVEEDMIFHICIAKASKNSVIESMILILIPDLIKSIVENKICGDNRGILAIEEHRKILKAIQDQDIDAAENAVAAHLNDMFQISKAGFAAQKIVHGN
- a CDS encoding heavy-metal-associated domain-containing protein; its protein translation is MKSLRFLSAVVLTFLSIAVFAQSKIDSIKVRGNCTMCKKKIETALKVPGVSAANWSPETKVLKVSYDSSVITNDQIQQKVAATGYDTQKFKASDEAYNKLHGCCQYEREGEEKLPVKGQKKH
- a CDS encoding AraC family transcriptional regulator — protein: MLLHVKNMVCGRCIVAVRQQMEKLNFLVSDITLGTVEIHPTPEGIQLENIGTSLKLLGFELIDKEKDQLVERVKNVIIELVHHSDLSNLDQSMVSMIASGVNRDYTYLSRLFSDSEGLTIEKFIIYQKIEKVKELIGYGEMNLNEISVKMGYSSSSHLSAQFKAITGLSPSKFKAAGSLGRTAIDKI
- a CDS encoding heavy metal-associated domain-containing protein, producing the protein METLKFKTTIKCEGCIATVTPHLNNLSAISKWEVDTTSPDKILTVEGDESLDAQVIKDTLSKAGYASEKI